caattgcccacataaatggcaaagggggtgattgttaggtattgccattagtgggactaccccaccaccaaacaaagtggccaccaccaccaagcaagtggcaGCATCATTAGTGCCACTAATGGTGGCATGTTTTAAGGGAGTCTTGTCCCCTACATGTGCTAGAGAATGCCTATAAAGGAGGCTTATATTTGAGAGCAAGATTGAGAGGGTGAGAATGTGAGAATTGTAGAGagtggaagagaaagagaagagaaagggctgctgcccatggcagcagccctgcagctgcaagagcagcagagatgtgagttgagtggatgatcctcctccatgtatttattgtattctttctctactctaataaaatggactctctcccgtggatgtaggcggttttgccgaaccacgtaaaatattgtgtcccAGTGTGCTTGCCCCTCCGATGAGCAataatcagtacatcaccggtcgccgGATTCCGCCCAACAGATTGGGGTGGAAGAAGAAGCTCGTAAATTTTATGATCAGTCCGAAGTAAGTCTAGGCCAGGATGAATTTGTTGAAATGTTGCTTCTTGATGGTTGCTTCATTGTTGAGCTTATTCGCAAGTGTAACAATACTCGAGGAGTAAGCGGTGAAGCTGACCCTGTTTTCGAAGTGCCTTGGATCCTCCCATGCATAGAAACTGATACGATGTTACTTGAGAATCAACTTCCATTCTTTGTTCTTCTGAAGTTGTTTACTATGACGTCTGGGCAGAGCGAAAAAGACTTCTTTGGTATGGCCTTAAATTTTTGCCAGCAGATATTTCGAGGCTTAGGAAACCATATAATTCATGAGAATGAATGCAAGCATCTTCTGGTCATGTTATATCATGCTGGGTATCAGCCGCCTGATTCGACTGAATCACCAAACGGCAACGATTGGAATTTCATACGCAATGCCAAAGAGCTGCAAGAAGCtggcattaaattaaaaaagcgAGAGGGATCATGGAGGTTGTTTGATGTTGTCTTCTCGGAAAATGGCACGATAGAAATCCCATGTTTGAAAGTTGATGACAGAACAGAGTCGCTGTTCCGAAATCTTGTTGCCTATGAACAGTGCTCTCAGCGCCAACATCCGTACGTTACTGATTATATAACACTGATGGATTGTTTAATCAACACTCAAGAAGATGTGCAGATACTTCGACACTCGGGAATTATTGAAAATGGGTTGGGCGATGATGAAACGGTCTGCTCCTTGTTCAATAAGCTAGGCATAAATGTCACGTTCTCCCATCGTCGTCTCTTTTACTTTTGTTATAATAAAGTATTCGACGGTGTGAAGGAGCATTGCAATCGGAAGCGCAATGTATGGATGGCGAAACTGAAGCGTGATTATTTCAACAGTCCATGGGCACTGCTCTCGTTTTTAGCTGCTGTTGCATTGCTTCTATTCACCCTGGTGCAAACTGTGCTTACAGTCATGTCTTATTTCCAGAAGGATTAGCGTGACACAGATCCATCACAAAGTGCTGTCttgtttcaaataattaaacttCCCAACCATCTTTTCCATGTTAGACAATCTTCAGCTGAAGAAAGTCTCTGTGTTTGAAGGATCGATGGTATATCTGCCTTTCTCCGATTCTGAATCAATGCTTATGTATTCCTGATTCTAATAGAACTTCATATGCCTGTATTtgaattctaataaaaattcaagttaacttGTGAACATTGACTTTCTTCTTACAAAACAACAAGATCCTTGGATGAGTTAGCAAGAGAACTATGTTTCAAAATTGAGGTTTTAGGTTCCAACTCCAAATATCTCCATCAATGCAATTCGATTTCGTGGGAAAGATTAGAAGCTGGAGACGCTGTTATCCTTTCCAGGAGGATTTGTGAGCCCAccttttggaagaaaaaacaggTCCATTGAGCTGCTCTGAGATGCTTTCTTAGGCTCAACTATACTTAAATTCCGTATTTAGACCTTGTTGTGATCGGAAAACAGCCCGATAGTTGTAGGTGAATTCTATTTTGCATAGTTGTCgttgttttgcattttttttttaatttcttagtttTAACGTTATTGAATTTTGATGAGTTTTAAATCGGGTTTCTTGGATCATGACCAACCAATCGTTGCAAAAGGGTACAAGTTTAGCTCCAAGCCCTTTATAACCCATTTGACAAATCCATCATAACTACGCAAGGGAGAGAGATAAAGAAGATCATTATGGCCGAGAAAACGTACAAATTTCCTGAAACAGACATTCTTTCGAGCATGTTTgggaaaaattacaaattatttttgatatccaTTTTAACAATGAGAAGGAAAGCTAGAAGCAAACTAACCTAAGTACGGGAAAATCATCAATCCTCTCTACTAATCTCTTGTTTAGACAAATTACATGCCCGTATATTCGCATTAATAACACTACACAACACACAATTATAAAGCCTAAAACAAGCAAATATGTAAAACTAGCGACCGTTAGAGTTCTAATTTTGAGGTCTTTTGTCAATTAACGACCATTAACCATCCTAATTACTTGTTCCTACTTGGCCTTCATGAGAATCAATATTATCACCTTGCCAGCTCCAAACTATATCTTTTAGGGCAGGCCTGACATCTTCTTCACAGAATTTGGTGTACTCAAAAGTGTCACCAGAGCACTTGGATAACTCGACGACCGCAAGCTCGGCAGCCAACTCAAACACCTCTGCTGTCACTGCCAGCTTCCCCTTCCGTCCCTCCTCTTTTCCTAGCAATTTCACCTTGAATTCTGTATCACTCACTGCCACTCTAAAGTTCAACTTCTTTGCCACGGACTTCAACGTTGATAGGATCATTGATGCAGGACATTCTGAAGTGAACATCGAACCCCTTCTTCTCTTGGTCTCGAACAAACTTGATAAATCAAATCCTGACGACATTGAAGATATGAGTTCAAAAGCATTATAAAAAGGCGGCGAATGCTTTGATCCGGTTTTTCCTGGAAATTCCTCTTGATCTTCACTTCTAACTCCGTTTTCAGAATCTTCTAAATCATTAGGAGATACAGTAGATTGAGCAAGACCTTTTTGGAACCAACTATTTGCCCTGATCTCAGGGATTGTAATTCTCTTCTCAGGGTCCACAACAAGAAGATTGGAAATCAACCTCTTGGCATCCCTGGAAATCCACGGTGGGAACTCATATTCAGCCTTTAAAATCTTCACATACATCTTCATGGCGTTCTCATTGCGAAAGGGCAAGTGCCCTGAAAGCAGAACGAATAGAATAACGCCACAAGACCAGGTATCAGCTTTAGCACCATCATAACCCTTCTTTCTCAGAACCTCTGGAGCCACATATGCAGGGGTGCCACACCGTGTGTGCAGCAAACCATCGTTCCATTTCTGCTCAGGCAAAACAGAAAACCCGAAATCGGACACTTTCAAGTCTTCTTTGTCATCCAAAAGCAAGTTTTCGGGCTTTAAATCACGATGAGAAACGCCACGACTATGACAATAATCAACTGCACAAATCAGCTGTTGGAAATATTTTCTTGCAAGTTCTTCCTCCTGCCCTCCCTTCTTGATTTTGGCAAATAACTCACCACCTTTCACAAACTCCATAACAAAGAAAACCTTTGATTTGGTAGCCATCACTTCTTTCAACTCCACTATATTTGGATGCTTCACAAGATTCATAATTGAgatttctctcttgatttgctCCATTAATCCTGTCCTCTTGACCTGCCCCTTGTGCAACACTTTGATTGCAA
This region of Populus alba chromosome 3, ASM523922v2, whole genome shotgun sequence genomic DNA includes:
- the LOC118054654 gene encoding CBL-interacting serine/threonine-protein kinase 5, with translation MMETEQVAEDDCHVSNGARKILLGKYEMGRLLGQGTFAKVYRGKNLVTKENVAIKVLHKGQVKRTGLMEQIKREISIMNLVKHPNIVELKEVMATKSKVFFVMEFVKGGELFAKIKKGGQEEELARKYFQQLICAVDYCHSRGVSHRDLKPENLLLDDKEDLKVSDFGFSVLPEQKWNDGLLHTRCGTPAYVAPEVLRKKGYDGAKADTWSCGVILFVLLSGHLPFRNENAMKMYVKILKAEYEFPPWISRDAKRLISNLLVVDPEKRITIPEIRANSWFQKGLAQSTVSPNDLEDSENGVRSEDQEEFPGKTGSKHSPPFYNAFELISSMSSGFDLSSLFETKRRRGSMFTSECPASMILSTLKSVAKKLNFRVAVSDTEFKVKLLGKEEGRKGKLAVTAEVFELAAELAVVELSKCSGDTFEYTKFCEEDVRPALKDIVWSWQGDNIDSHEGQVGTSN
- the LOC118054571 gene encoding UPF0481 protein At3g47200 → MSRCDPLIVKINEKLTAPINHSTCSIFKVPSRLRHVNEKAFEPEILSIGPYHRGKDSLKMMEEHKERYLEKLLKRRGESSVERYVEAMIVLVIVISGTTPPPNKVATTTKQVTASLVPLMVACFKGVLSPTLHHRSPDSAQQIGVEEEARKFYDQSEVSLGQDEFVEMLLLDGCFIVELIRKCNNTRGVSGEADPVFEVPWILPCIETDTMLLENQLPFFVLLKLFTMTSGQSEKDFFGMALNFCQQIFRGLGNHIIHENECKHLLVMLYHAGYQPPDSTESPNGNDWNFIRNAKELQEAGIKLKKREGSWRLFDVVFSENGTIEIPCLKVDDRTESLFRNLVAYEQCSQRQHPYVTDYITLMDCLINTQEDVQILRHSGIIENGLGDDETVCSLFNKLGINVTFSHRRLFYFCYNKVFDGVKEHCNRKRNVWMAKLKRDYFNSPWALLSFLAAVALLLFTLVQTVLTVMSYFQKD